One genomic region from Bacillus rossius redtenbacheri isolate Brsri chromosome 6, Brsri_v3, whole genome shotgun sequence encodes:
- the LOC134533344 gene encoding peptide deformylase, mitochondrial-like, whose protein sequence is MWIFDIWTDNWIFEICTDETGRTVSWHASGWPARIAQHEMDHLRGRLYSDVMICTSLTCGCWQEVNATGGRLHIPFTPRKGATRVLLRQAT, encoded by the exons ATGTGGATCTTCGACATCTGGACTGACAACTGGATCTTCGAGATCT GTACGGACGAGACTGGCCGCACTGTGTCGTGGCATGCGAGCGGGTGGCCCGCACGCATCGCGCAACATGAGATGGACCATCTGAGGGGCCGGCTGTACAGCGATGTGATGATCTGCACATCTCTGACCTGCGGGTGCTGGCAGGAGGTGAACGCGACGGGCGGCCGGCTGCACATACCCTTCACTCCGAGGAAGGGAGCCACGCGCGTCCTGTTGCGACAGGCCACGTGA